In Bremerella cremea, one DNA window encodes the following:
- a CDS encoding creatininase family protein has translation MPAPRPWKLSEVSYAHVKQSQYEVAVLPLGATEPHNLHLPYGTDDYEGTIIGERICEAAHAQGAKVILLPTIPYGTETNMREFPLAMNLDPSTLFAVVTDLIASLVQSGIKKVLLLNSHGGNEMKPLLRELYGKTEAQVFLCNWFKAFSTEEYHSIFQHMEDHAGEMETSMILAYRPELVARRSDGTLDADSGATRPMQFEALEKGWVSITRPWHLLTTNSGSGHPHQASAEKGEQLMQLIVNRLAPFLVQLSAAQLDETFPFVVDEAT, from the coding sequence ATGCCTGCCCCTCGCCCTTGGAAACTCTCAGAAGTCAGCTATGCCCATGTGAAGCAGTCGCAGTATGAAGTAGCCGTCCTTCCCTTGGGCGCAACCGAGCCGCATAACCTGCACTTGCCGTACGGTACCGACGATTACGAAGGGACCATCATTGGCGAGCGAATCTGTGAAGCGGCCCACGCCCAAGGAGCCAAGGTTATCTTGCTGCCGACGATTCCGTACGGCACCGAGACCAACATGCGCGAGTTCCCCCTGGCAATGAACCTTGATCCGTCCACCTTATTCGCCGTGGTTACCGATCTGATCGCTTCACTCGTGCAAAGCGGCATCAAGAAGGTGCTTCTGCTGAATAGCCACGGCGGTAACGAAATGAAGCCGCTGCTGCGTGAACTGTACGGCAAGACCGAGGCCCAGGTTTTCCTTTGCAACTGGTTCAAGGCCTTCAGCACGGAGGAATACCATTCGATTTTCCAGCACATGGAAGATCACGCTGGTGAAATGGAAACCTCGATGATTCTGGCCTATCGCCCTGAACTGGTCGCTAGGCGATCAGATGGGACGCTCGACGCTGACTCCGGCGCGACCAGACCGATGCAATTCGAAGCGTTGGAAAAAGGGTGGGTTTCTATCACCCGCCCCTGGCACCTGTTGACCACCAACAGCGGTTCCGGGCATCCCCACCAAGCCAGTGCTGAAAAAGGAGAGCAATTGATGCAGTTAATCGTGAACCGCCTAGCCCCTTTTCTGGTCCAACTTTCCGCCGCCCAGCTGGACGAGACGTTCCCGTTTGTGGTTGACGAGGCGACGTAA
- a CDS encoding DUF1653 domain-containing protein, whose product MNSSFRVGRYRHYKGPEYVVLGVARHSETEEELVVYRQDYGERGLWVRPLKMFQETVTIDAQEIPRFAYVGEA is encoded by the coding sequence ATGAATTCTTCGTTTCGCGTGGGCCGTTACCGACACTACAAAGGTCCAGAATACGTCGTGCTTGGCGTGGCTCGCCATAGTGAGACCGAAGAAGAACTTGTGGTCTACCGCCAAGATTACGGCGAACGTGGCTTGTGGGTGCGGCCGCTCAAGATGTTTCAGGAAACGGTTACCATCGACGCCCAAGAGATCCCGCGATTTGCTTACGTTGGCGAGGCGTAG
- a CDS encoding ankyrin repeat domain-containing protein: protein MEDTATSIIPPPDLDGVVAESEVVLADFFDDELADAGIQGGHSEYWINARKGGIKITFWIPNNFPSETLAILTNYVKGQMSDGLGEGGFYAQLGETKVWMQVIDAEKIRHELHDDGKVVPPPNGIAICARDGKIADLRQAIEMSPDRINEKLQGHTALQLAILMGQTEAVRILVRANADVNATGPAGISTMQSAVLSNNLTDQQSCELVRILVAAGANPHEVDTTNHCTLIDLATNRQKHELTALLNTY, encoded by the coding sequence GTGGAGGACACCGCTACATCAATCATCCCACCGCCAGATCTAGACGGTGTTGTTGCCGAGAGTGAAGTTGTGCTTGCCGACTTTTTCGACGACGAACTAGCGGATGCAGGAATCCAGGGTGGGCACTCCGAATATTGGATTAATGCCCGGAAAGGTGGAATCAAAATTACTTTTTGGATTCCCAATAACTTCCCCTCCGAAACGCTCGCAATCCTAACTAATTACGTCAAAGGACAAATGAGTGATGGCCTCGGGGAAGGTGGTTTCTATGCTCAATTAGGTGAAACGAAAGTATGGATGCAGGTAATCGATGCCGAAAAGATTCGCCACGAACTGCATGACGACGGCAAAGTGGTTCCCCCGCCCAACGGAATCGCAATATGCGCCCGAGATGGTAAAATCGCCGATCTGAGACAAGCGATTGAGATGTCACCTGACCGAATCAATGAAAAGCTACAAGGACATACGGCGCTTCAATTGGCAATTTTAATGGGACAAACGGAAGCAGTGAGGATACTCGTACGAGCGAATGCAGATGTTAACGCTACAGGGCCGGCGGGTATCAGCACGATGCAATCAGCTGTACTTTCAAATAATCTCACCGACCAACAAAGCTGCGAACTAGTACGAATTCTTGTCGCTGCTGGAGCCAATCCGCACGAGGTCGATACGACAAACCACTGCACACTAATAGATCTTGCAACTAATCGCCAAAAACATGAATTGACTGCCCTTCTCAATACTTACTGA
- a CDS encoding LutC/YkgG family protein, translating to MSSKEQILKAVRNQLVPSVDLPSLQQDWIQYDDAVSHFGDVLAAVGGTAVVVEGVDGLAEALNDLPVYVEAKKTVSCIDGLMGNVDLDRVDDPHTLEDVDFAVLPGEFAVAENGAVWVTDAAIRHRVALFIPQHVGLVLHCPSGQVEDVIVNNLAEAYQKLSWQANQFGCFVSGPSKTADIEQSLVIGAHGARSLHVFFVL from the coding sequence ATGAGCAGCAAAGAACAGATCCTGAAAGCAGTTCGTAACCAACTGGTACCGTCGGTCGACCTTCCCAGCTTGCAACAAGACTGGATCCAGTACGACGATGCGGTCTCTCACTTTGGCGACGTCCTGGCAGCCGTTGGCGGCACGGCCGTGGTCGTAGAAGGCGTTGATGGGCTGGCCGAAGCGTTGAACGATCTTCCCGTTTACGTAGAAGCCAAGAAGACAGTTAGCTGCATCGACGGCTTGATGGGCAACGTTGACTTAGACCGAGTCGATGATCCGCATACGCTGGAAGATGTCGACTTCGCAGTTCTGCCAGGCGAATTCGCCGTGGCCGAAAACGGGGCCGTCTGGGTAACCGATGCCGCAATTCGTCATCGGGTGGCCCTCTTCATACCACAGCACGTTGGCTTAGTACTGCATTGCCCGAGCGGACAAGTAGAAGACGTCATCGTGAATAACCTAGCCGAGGCCTACCAGAAGCTATCTTGGCAGGCCAATCAATTCGGCTGCTTTGTCTCAGGCCCCTCCAAGACCGCCGACATCGAGCAGTCTCTCGTCATTGGCGCCCACGGGGCTCGATCGTTGCACGTCTTCTTTGTGCTTTGA
- a CDS encoding sensor histidine kinase, producing the protein MQEFRYSSALLAAIGLLAVAAGLLASLAPLLVPTTILTIFLFGLGIATIVLLAISPSPASQPTPTVEPADHSQLQEELEDLRQENRELLEDKAFLQFLKANQERERQLLALDLHDLILPNLTSSLLQLEAAIDRPHVLNECLESPIEMIRTSLRNTRQTMNLLSPCLTQDEGVVAGIQRLVEQFETWIDSIAFRHDIEFDRLTPLAECVVVQLVRDALDGARQCPTTDSVVIDLCQQEDLLELSLTSNGSGPPPSPCDQDREARIRECADFLAGNIEREVTPDSGQVLRIVFPLASAMPKRRNREKSQAFS; encoded by the coding sequence ATGCAAGAATTTCGATACAGCAGTGCCCTCCTTGCCGCGATCGGACTTCTTGCCGTTGCCGCTGGCCTACTTGCATCTCTTGCGCCACTTCTCGTCCCTACCACAATTTTGACGATATTTCTGTTTGGGCTAGGAATCGCAACGATTGTCTTGTTAGCCATTTCACCATCGCCAGCCTCCCAGCCCACCCCCACCGTCGAGCCTGCCGACCATTCCCAATTGCAAGAAGAGCTTGAAGACCTCCGCCAGGAAAACCGAGAACTCCTCGAAGACAAGGCATTTCTGCAATTTCTCAAGGCAAATCAAGAACGCGAGCGGCAACTCTTAGCCCTTGATTTGCATGACTTGATACTCCCCAACCTGACCTCGTCGCTCCTGCAATTAGAGGCGGCAATCGATCGTCCGCATGTACTGAACGAATGTCTGGAATCGCCGATCGAAATGATTCGGACCAGTCTCAGAAACACGCGGCAAACGATGAACCTCCTTTCCCCTTGCCTCACCCAAGACGAAGGGGTTGTGGCTGGAATCCAACGTTTAGTCGAGCAGTTCGAGACCTGGATCGATAGCATCGCTTTCCGGCACGACATCGAATTCGACCGTTTGACCCCCTTGGCAGAATGCGTGGTGGTTCAACTCGTTCGGGACGCTCTCGACGGGGCACGCCAATGCCCTACCACCGATTCCGTCGTAATCGACCTCTGCCAGCAGGAAGATTTGCTGGAGTTATCGCTCACAAGCAACGGTTCCGGCCCCCCTCCCTCGCCTTGCGACCAAGACCGAGAGGCTAGAATCCGTGAATGCGCAGACTTTTTAGCGGGTAATATCGAAAGGGAGGTCACGCCCGATTCCGGACAAGTTCTGCGAATCGTTTTTCCGCTGGCCAGTGCGATGCCCAAGCGAAGGAACCGGGAAAAATCGCAAGCTTTCAGCTAA
- a CDS encoding DPP IV N-terminal domain-containing protein: MMTRFQEIGSLFAIACTSSARQASARNCLASLIAITFLILVPGCPSIKNATVEHGNVCIDLSPDGKTLVFSSADGDLYLFDIAASTVTRLTDTDRIESYPSFSPDGKQITFAATENASEPSRIYVLTLDDHSIHAVTDGQGQCDILPRFTPNGKQIVFARAYQHRPYSMGGWVWDKWDVCLINDDGTELSRLTEEGYYQIDRIVPSSEENFIYAADSLGTADPAILYKVSPNVKPTQLVPEPGTHNRNIHAWAADPMVSPDGSTIVFCSDRTKPFWYDVCVKTGDANPRGLVGSKSRHNRFPDFTPDGQRIVFLAGTESNASNRSIYSLWEVTLSGETRELASSDLFTDPAQWQPPNPTGPNDES, encoded by the coding sequence ATGATGACCCGCTTCCAAGAAATCGGTAGCCTCTTTGCCATTGCCTGCACAAGTTCCGCGCGTCAAGCTTCCGCCAGGAATTGCCTTGCGTCTCTCATCGCAATCACTTTCCTAATCTTAGTACCTGGCTGTCCGAGCATTAAAAACGCTACGGTTGAGCATGGGAATGTCTGCATTGATTTATCGCCCGATGGTAAAACGCTCGTCTTTTCTTCTGCAGATGGCGATCTCTACCTCTTCGACATCGCAGCCTCGACCGTGACACGACTGACAGATACCGACCGCATCGAAAGCTATCCGTCATTCTCGCCAGATGGCAAACAGATTACGTTTGCGGCAACGGAAAATGCTTCAGAACCATCACGAATCTATGTGCTTACCTTAGACGATCATTCCATTCACGCCGTAACCGACGGGCAGGGACAATGCGATATCCTGCCACGTTTTACGCCAAATGGTAAGCAAATTGTCTTTGCTCGTGCCTACCAGCACCGACCGTACAGTATGGGCGGTTGGGTCTGGGACAAGTGGGACGTTTGTCTCATCAACGACGATGGCACAGAGCTTAGCCGGCTGACCGAGGAAGGCTACTACCAGATTGATCGCATCGTTCCAAGTTCAGAGGAAAACTTTATTTACGCGGCCGATTCGCTGGGGACGGCAGATCCTGCCATCCTATACAAGGTTTCGCCGAACGTGAAACCTACTCAACTCGTTCCAGAGCCTGGCACCCACAACAGGAACATTCATGCATGGGCAGCCGATCCGATGGTCAGCCCTGATGGCAGTACCATCGTTTTTTGCTCTGATCGGACAAAACCGTTTTGGTATGATGTCTGCGTAAAAACCGGCGACGCCAACCCCAGAGGCCTTGTCGGTTCCAAATCACGTCATAACCGCTTCCCAGACTTCACCCCTGACGGGCAACGAATCGTGTTCCTCGCCGGAACGGAATCCAATGCTAGTAATCGCTCGATTTATAGTTTGTGGGAAGTGACGCTTTCAGGAGAAACCCGAGAACTCGCGTCGTCAGACCTTTTTACGGATCCAGCCCAATGGCAGCCCCCAAACCCAACGGGGCCAAACGATGAATCCTAA
- a CDS encoding SAM-dependent methyltransferase has product MDTWKFYDITHREHEICNPTSDAKLAQLVKLLRLPNNAQVADIACGKGLFLMRMAEAYEIRGTGIDISPFFIAAAQQRFQTQAPAADITFQQIDGADFKPDQHSLDLASCLGASWIFGGHANTLAALTSMVKLGGWVIVGEPFWKQEPTQEYLAACGCRREDFGSFSSNAEAGEKLGLELVHTFASNQDDWDTYEGLQWYATSEYARAHPDAPDLAEVPQRVNQGRTAYLRWGRDTLGWAIYLFRVRSAT; this is encoded by the coding sequence ATGGACACCTGGAAGTTTTACGATATCACGCACCGGGAACATGAAATCTGCAACCCGACCAGCGACGCCAAGCTGGCGCAGTTGGTGAAACTTCTTCGTCTGCCCAACAACGCCCAGGTGGCAGATATTGCGTGCGGCAAGGGTCTGTTTCTGATGCGTATGGCCGAAGCTTACGAAATTCGCGGCACCGGCATCGACATTTCTCCTTTCTTCATCGCCGCCGCCCAGCAGCGATTCCAAACCCAAGCTCCCGCTGCGGATATCACCTTCCAGCAAATCGATGGGGCCGATTTTAAGCCAGACCAGCACAGCTTAGACCTCGCATCGTGCCTGGGTGCCAGTTGGATCTTCGGAGGACACGCCAACACGCTTGCCGCGTTAACTTCAATGGTAAAGCTCGGCGGTTGGGTCATTGTGGGCGAGCCCTTTTGGAAGCAGGAACCAACCCAAGAATATCTGGCCGCATGCGGGTGCAGGCGAGAAGATTTCGGCAGCTTCTCTTCCAATGCCGAAGCCGGAGAAAAACTAGGTTTGGAATTGGTACATACCTTCGCCAGCAACCAAGACGACTGGGACACCTACGAAGGCCTGCAGTGGTACGCGACTTCGGAGTATGCTCGCGCTCACCCGGATGCCCCTGACTTGGCCGAAGTGCCCCAAAGGGTTAACCAAGGCAGAACTGCCTATCTTCGCTGGGGCCGCGATACGCTGGGCTGGGCGATCTACTTATTCCGCGTCCGCTCGGCCACTTAG
- a CDS encoding lactate utilization protein B has protein sequence MSSTTSFDHPTNAKKFNQDQARTHWHDSALWFIREKRDRMAKSLPEWETLRECASQIKAHTISKLADYLEEFEKNAKARGATVHWAKDADEHNRIVLEILRKHEAERIVKSKSMLTEECHLNPFLEQNGIEVVDTDLGERIVQLRQEGPSHIVMPAIHLKKEDVSDTFHEHLHTEAGNCNPDYLTESARQHLRNKFMQADVGITGVNFALADTGGIVVCTNEGNADLGVSLPNVHIACMGIEKLIPSVDHLSIFLRLLARSATGQPITTYSSHFHGPREGGELHIILVDNGRSNLMNSDDYRNSLKCIRCGACMNTCPVYRRSGGHSYAATVPGPIGSILNPLRDAKHHKSLPFACTLCGSCSDVCPVQINLHEQLLTLRTEVKNQNQLPISKTMPMRITSWVFQRPKLYAWLGSVGKFFLRNLPRFMIYNALNPWGKNREMPEAPAESFRQQYAKRAKKNKPQ, from the coding sequence ATGAGCAGCACAACTAGCTTCGACCACCCGACCAACGCCAAAAAGTTCAACCAAGATCAGGCTCGCACCCATTGGCACGACTCGGCCTTGTGGTTCATTCGCGAAAAACGCGATCGCATGGCCAAGAGCTTGCCTGAGTGGGAAACGCTCCGGGAATGCGCTTCCCAGATCAAAGCTCACACGATCAGCAAGCTGGCGGACTATCTGGAGGAGTTCGAGAAAAACGCCAAGGCTCGTGGAGCAACCGTCCACTGGGCCAAAGATGCCGACGAGCACAATCGCATCGTTCTCGAAATTCTTCGAAAGCACGAAGCTGAACGCATTGTCAAATCGAAATCGATGCTCACCGAAGAGTGTCACCTCAATCCGTTTCTCGAACAAAACGGCATCGAGGTTGTCGACACGGACCTCGGGGAACGCATTGTCCAACTACGGCAGGAAGGCCCCTCGCATATCGTCATGCCGGCGATCCACCTGAAAAAGGAGGACGTCAGTGATACGTTCCACGAGCATCTGCATACCGAAGCGGGGAACTGCAATCCCGACTACTTAACCGAATCGGCCCGACAGCATCTTCGCAACAAGTTTATGCAAGCCGATGTTGGTATCACCGGCGTCAATTTTGCCTTGGCCGATACCGGTGGCATTGTGGTTTGCACCAACGAAGGGAACGCCGACCTCGGCGTATCGCTTCCTAACGTCCATATTGCCTGCATGGGCATCGAGAAGCTTATCCCTTCCGTCGACCACCTGAGCATCTTCCTCCGGCTGCTGGCCCGTAGCGCAACCGGGCAACCCATTACGACCTACTCCTCGCATTTTCACGGTCCACGAGAAGGGGGCGAGTTACACATCATCTTGGTCGACAACGGTCGCAGTAATTTGATGAACAGCGACGACTATCGCAACTCACTCAAATGCATTCGCTGCGGTGCGTGCATGAACACTTGTCCCGTTTATCGGCGGAGTGGCGGGCACAGCTACGCGGCGACGGTCCCTGGCCCGATTGGTTCGATCTTGAACCCCTTGCGCGACGCCAAGCATCACAAATCTTTACCATTCGCGTGTACCCTTTGCGGAAGCTGTTCGGACGTTTGCCCTGTCCAGATCAACCTGCACGAACAGCTTCTCACACTACGCACCGAAGTGAAGAATCAGAATCAGCTTCCCATCTCGAAGACCATGCCCATGCGAATTACCTCGTGGGTGTTTCAGCGACCGAAGCTGTATGCCTGGCTGGGAAGTGTTGGTAAGTTCTTCCTCCGAAACCTCCCGCGTTTCATGATCTATAACGCCCTGAACCCTTGGGGCAAGAACCGCGAAATGCCTGAGGCCCCCGCAGAAAGCTTCCGCCAGCAGTACGCCAAGCGAGCAAAGAAAAACAAACCGCAATGA
- a CDS encoding sugar phosphate isomerase/epimerase family protein: protein MARAVTMFTGQWADMKLDDMAKTMKGFGFDGLELACWGDHFEVDRAVSEDDYCDKKREQLDKYDLGCWAISTHLCGQAVCDIIDERHKSILPESVWGDGDPASVNDRAAEAVKNAARAAQKFGVPVVNGFTGSSIWHLLYSFPPVPPKMIDDGFKLFADRWNPIMDVFGECGIKFGLEVHPTEIAFDIYSAEKALDAIGHREEFGFNFDPSHLLWQGIDPVEFIRYFPDRIYHVHIKDAITTLNGRTGILGSHIDFGDHRRGWNFRSPGHGGVNFEEIIRALNDIKYTGPLSIEWEDSGMDRLHGAEESCEFVRSIDFAPSDVAFDSAFDKEKQ, encoded by the coding sequence ATGGCTCGAGCGGTCACGATGTTCACCGGCCAATGGGCGGATATGAAACTGGACGATATGGCCAAAACCATGAAAGGGTTTGGTTTTGACGGTCTCGAGTTGGCCTGTTGGGGCGACCACTTTGAAGTCGATCGAGCCGTCAGCGAAGACGACTACTGCGACAAGAAACGGGAACAGCTCGACAAATACGACCTTGGCTGCTGGGCGATCAGCACCCACCTGTGCGGTCAGGCCGTGTGCGATATCATCGACGAACGCCACAAGTCGATTTTGCCGGAATCGGTCTGGGGCGATGGCGACCCGGCTAGCGTCAACGATCGCGCCGCCGAAGCAGTCAAGAACGCTGCCCGTGCCGCCCAAAAGTTTGGCGTGCCGGTCGTCAACGGTTTCACTGGTTCCAGCATTTGGCACCTCTTGTACAGCTTCCCTCCGGTTCCGCCCAAGATGATCGACGATGGCTTCAAGCTGTTCGCCGATCGCTGGAACCCGATCATGGACGTGTTCGGCGAGTGCGGTATTAAGTTCGGCCTGGAAGTTCACCCCACCGAAATCGCCTTCGACATCTACAGCGCCGAAAAGGCCCTCGATGCAATCGGCCACCGCGAAGAGTTCGGCTTCAACTTCGACCCCAGCCACCTGCTGTGGCAAGGAATCGATCCGGTCGAGTTCATCCGCTACTTCCCGGATCGCATCTACCACGTCCACATCAAGGACGCGATCACCACGCTTAACGGCCGCACCGGCATCCTCGGCAGCCACATCGACTTCGGCGATCATCGCCGCGGCTGGAACTTCCGCAGCCCAGGCCACGGCGGCGTGAACTTCGAAGAAATCATCCGAGCCCTGAACGACATCAAGTACACCGGCCCACTCAGCATCGAATGGGAAGACAGCGGCATGGACCGCCTGCACGGTGCCGAAGAGTCGTGCGAATTCGTCCGCAGCATCGACTTCGCCCCCAGCGATGTAGCCTTCGACTCGGCGTTTGATAAAGAGAAGCAGTAA
- a CDS encoding acyltransferase, translating into MITEDHASLDSASQAAAEQQRPASPSRSREVWVDVIRVFAVFCVIVLHVAGPLLYEYNELPRTDWLIANLYDSCVRMCVPLFFMISGYLLLQKDEPLLVFFAKRCQKVVIPLVAWTVFYVLWNVAVEKQPFPDGRSLAGLLISPAYFHLWFLYALLGVYLCVPFLRAIVHSTHRYLVAYFVVLWLVAVVAIPFWELVTASQSEIDLSVVSGYAGYFMLGYLLGCQRTTILHAVMGAIGYGCSVGVTFAGTWYLTASQEGEFAGYFFENFSANVVVMSASAFVLLKFVGQHSTILIKPKAIQILDVLSGAIFGVFLIHLAVLLALHHGYLGVTLTGSSGNPVYAIPLTSIVIGCLSFLAVMGLRRMPILKRIVP; encoded by the coding sequence ATGATAACGGAAGATCACGCATCGCTGGACAGCGCGTCTCAGGCTGCTGCTGAGCAACAGCGGCCAGCTTCGCCTTCACGTTCTCGCGAAGTGTGGGTCGATGTCATTCGGGTGTTCGCTGTGTTTTGTGTTATTGTACTTCATGTCGCTGGGCCGCTTCTTTACGAGTACAACGAGCTTCCGCGGACGGATTGGTTGATCGCGAATCTCTACGACTCGTGCGTGCGGATGTGTGTGCCGTTGTTCTTTATGATTTCAGGCTATTTGCTGTTACAGAAAGACGAACCGCTGCTCGTCTTTTTTGCTAAGCGCTGTCAGAAGGTTGTTATCCCGCTGGTGGCTTGGACGGTGTTTTACGTGCTGTGGAATGTTGCCGTCGAAAAGCAGCCGTTCCCTGACGGGCGTTCACTGGCCGGGCTATTGATTTCCCCAGCTTATTTTCATTTGTGGTTTCTGTACGCACTGCTGGGCGTTTACTTGTGCGTTCCCTTTTTGCGGGCAATCGTTCATTCGACGCACCGATATTTGGTTGCCTACTTCGTGGTGCTTTGGCTTGTGGCGGTCGTCGCGATTCCGTTTTGGGAGTTGGTTACGGCAAGTCAAAGTGAAATCGACCTGAGTGTGGTTTCCGGCTACGCAGGTTACTTCATGCTGGGGTATCTCTTGGGTTGCCAGCGAACGACGATTCTTCACGCCGTGATGGGGGCGATTGGTTATGGCTGCAGCGTGGGTGTGACCTTCGCCGGAACGTGGTATCTGACCGCGAGCCAAGAGGGTGAATTCGCAGGCTACTTCTTCGAGAACTTCTCGGCGAACGTCGTAGTGATGTCCGCGTCGGCGTTTGTCCTGCTTAAGTTCGTGGGCCAGCATTCCACGATACTGATCAAGCCCAAAGCGATCCAAATTCTAGATGTCCTCAGCGGTGCCATTTTCGGCGTTTTCCTCATTCACCTGGCCGTGTTGCTGGCTCTGCATCACGGCTACCTGGGCGTAACACTTACGGGCAGCAGCGGCAATCCGGTTTACGCTATCCCACTGACGTCGATCGTCATCGGCTGCTTGTCGTTTCTGGCAGTGATGGGACTACGCAGGATGCCGATTTTAAAACGGATTGTGCCTTAA
- a CDS encoding cis-3-hydroxy-L-proline dehydratase has translation MKITRISAYQVDLPLVEGNYAWSEGKQVTTFDSTVVRVETDSGIVGHGEVCPLGPVYLPAYANGVRTGLAEIGPQLLGQDPTRLAPLNRRMDYLLKGHPYVKSGIDIACWDILGQVAGLPVCELLGGRFGEDHVLYRAISQESPEQMAAKVAGYRAEGYRRFQLKVGGNAADDIARIRAVADVLEPGDKLIADANTGWLPHEALRVVNAVRDIDVYIEQPCATYEECSVIRAKTSLPFVLDEVIDGHDMLVRCIADRAADAVNIKISKFGGLTKAKLARDLAVSQGLAVTIEDSWGGDIVTAAISHLAHSTPTEHLFTSTDFNSYVTTSIAEGAPQRVDGRMKASDQPGLGIQPRMDVLGKPVVDIS, from the coding sequence ATGAAAATCACACGCATTTCCGCTTACCAAGTCGATCTTCCGCTTGTCGAAGGCAACTATGCCTGGAGCGAAGGCAAGCAGGTCACCACATTTGACAGCACCGTGGTTCGGGTCGAGACCGATAGTGGCATCGTGGGGCATGGCGAAGTTTGCCCGTTGGGCCCGGTTTACTTGCCGGCCTATGCCAACGGTGTGCGAACTGGTTTAGCAGAAATCGGGCCGCAGTTACTCGGTCAAGATCCAACGCGACTCGCGCCGCTAAATCGACGGATGGATTACCTATTGAAGGGTCACCCGTACGTAAAGTCAGGCATCGATATCGCGTGTTGGGATATCTTGGGTCAGGTCGCTGGTTTGCCGGTGTGCGAACTACTGGGTGGCCGCTTCGGGGAAGACCACGTGCTGTATCGCGCGATCTCGCAAGAGTCGCCTGAGCAAATGGCCGCCAAGGTCGCTGGTTACCGGGCCGAAGGGTACCGCCGCTTTCAACTGAAAGTGGGTGGCAATGCTGCCGACGACATCGCGCGGATTCGTGCCGTGGCCGATGTCTTGGAACCTGGCGACAAGCTGATCGCCGACGCCAACACCGGTTGGCTGCCGCACGAAGCACTGCGCGTGGTTAATGCCGTTCGCGATATCGATGTCTACATCGAACAACCGTGTGCAACCTACGAAGAGTGCAGCGTCATCCGCGCCAAGACTTCCCTTCCCTTCGTCCTCGATGAAGTGATCGATGGGCACGACATGCTGGTCCGCTGCATCGCCGACCGCGCCGCCGATGCCGTGAACATCAAGATCAGCAAATTCGGCGGGCTCACCAAGGCCAAGCTGGCCCGAGACTTGGCTGTCTCGCAAGGGCTGGCCGTCACCATCGAAGATAGCTGGGGAGGCGATATCGTCACTGCGGCGATTTCGCACTTGGCTCATAGCACGCCAACCGAACACCTGTTTACATCAACCGACTTTAACAGCTACGTCACCACCAGCATCGCGGAAGGTGCCCCGCAGCGTGTCGATGGCCGCATGAAAGCCTCCGACCAGCCAGGGCTCGGCATTCAACCTCGCATGGATGTGCTCGGCAAACCGGTTGTCGATATCAGTTAA
- a CDS encoding (Fe-S)-binding protein, with translation MRVALFVPCYVDQLYPRVGMATLDLLERLGCDVDFPAAQTCCGQPMLNSGCDTDAAPLAERFLEIFADYDAIVAPSGSCVSMVKNHYEHIVHGDPRYEKLRTKIFELCEFLVDVLKVDSLPGNFPYVVGLHSSCHGLRELRLASDSERNTCEFNKPQQLLQMIEGVQLAELKRQDECCGFGGTFAVAEEAVSCTMGRDRIADHLQAGTQVLTAGDMSCLMHLAGLIQRDKHPIRVMHIAEILAGYEVPQ, from the coding sequence ATGCGCGTTGCCTTGTTTGTCCCCTGCTATGTTGACCAACTCTATCCACGCGTCGGAATGGCAACCCTGGACCTTCTTGAGCGATTAGGTTGCGACGTCGATTTTCCTGCCGCGCAAACATGCTGCGGACAGCCTATGCTAAACAGCGGCTGCGATACCGATGCCGCCCCGCTGGCAGAACGCTTTCTGGAAATCTTCGCCGACTACGATGCCATTGTCGCCCCCAGTGGAAGCTGTGTTTCGATGGTCAAGAACCATTACGAACACATTGTCCACGGTGATCCTCGCTACGAAAAGCTCCGCACCAAGATCTTCGAGTTATGCGAGTTTCTTGTCGATGTTTTAAAAGTCGACTCGCTGCCAGGCAACTTTCCCTACGTGGTCGGCCTCCATTCCAGTTGCCACGGTCTTCGCGAATTACGCCTGGCCAGCGACAGCGAGCGGAACACGTGCGAGTTCAACAAGCCGCAGCAGCTTTTGCAAATGATTGAAGGGGTTCAACTGGCCGAACTGAAACGGCAGGACGAATGCTGTGGCTTTGGCGGCACGTTTGCGGTTGCAGAAGAAGCGGTCAGTTGCACGATGGGACGAGACCGCATTGCCGATCACCTGCAAGCTGGCACCCAAGTTTTAACTGCCGGCGATATGTCGTGCTTGATGCACCTGGCCGGCTTGATCCAACGAGATAAGCACCCCATCCGCGTCATGCACATCGCCGAAATCCTCGCCGGATACGAGGTTCCCCAATGA